CACGGTCAATAAAATGTAATATCATTAATCATCGACAACTACAACGTGAGGTTGCGGAGTTACGGAGAGCAAGTTGCAACATAAAACGTCTAAGTACAATAATACACAACAAAAGCCAGCTAAGCGCAATAGAAAGTTGGGAGGCGTAGCAAGCCAAAGCCTCATCAAGTAAAATCGCATGGAGGTCTTGAAAGGATTACTACCTAATAAGGGCGAACGAACGTAGCGCAAATGGATAAACGGACTACTAGCGGGGTATCAAGAATGCCATAATTTCCTACGACATAGCCCCTTCGGCCAGCcacgaaaataaaaaagagaaagaaaagcatGATGGAAAAACATAGTAAAGACAAGCAGCTTGGCATGACGTTTGAAACAATTTCATTGATTGAAGTTGTATACAAGTTGCGGGGCGACAACGCATAGGTATGTACATTAtgtaaaaagcaaagaaagggAAGAGCAAAATAAAAGAGCAACAGCGATACCAAGGAGCTAAGGCGTAGCAACGTTAGGCCTCGAGACCGGGAGTACCAACCTCAGGAACATTGGAAGCAAGATCCCCCTGCTCTAAAGATGCGAGCTCGGGCTCAGCCAGAACGATGGGACCTTTTTCTTTCCCAACTCGTAGCTGAATGAGAAAGCCGCCCCGCCAATAGAGATAGGACAAGGTCGTGGCTCTGCAAATCTTTCTCAAAAGCCCGCGAACACAACTACGGACTTCCCAAGAGGTGGTCCCGTATCGAGCTACGGCCCTCAGCGCACCCGTGCCCTGACGCGAGAATGTGAACGCCTGGAACCAACTTTAGCTGCCTGTCCAGGCAAGAGGCAGCCTCTTGAACTCGAGACAGGTAGCCCTAATGATCTGTAACGAGCAGCTCCAACCGCTGGCCATCCTCCTTAGCTTCTCTCGCTTTCCACTTAAGCCTCTTCATGCGGCGGTTaagtttcttatttttcttgtgttcCTCCTTCAAAGAAAACCGCACCTTCTTCGACTCTTGCTCCAACTGctccctctcctccctctcgcCGTGAGCACAATGAAGGGGGCGTGGGTCATCATACGAAGGTCCTGATTTTCTTGCTCAATGACTCCTTGACTGTCCACAATAAAAGCCTCCAACTGAGAGGAACTCTAACAACAAGAGGGGCCGACATGCAAACGATCAGTAaaggaaaattagaaaatagagagagaaaaaaggaaaaagaaaggaataatAAAACCTCGTAGAAAAATTTGGAGAAACACTTAGCGACCTTGCTGATAGCCTCCGCACGGCTCTCTCCTGTTTCCTGCCAGGCCAAATGAGGGATAACTTCTACTAAGCCCTTGGCCTCAGACATCTGTCCAGCCGCCTTGGCCTAGAGACTTTTGTCTACAACCTCTTCGGCGTGCACTCCCATCTAAGCGAACAGATCTTAGCATGGACCTCTTGAACTGGAGCCGATTACAACATCCAGAAAGGAATCACCCTTCATTTGGTGCTCTGCCTGGATAAGAAGGTCATCGCACAGACTCCTCGGACCCGAGCCGACTAAAACATTTAGAACAAAGTCACCTTCCACGTTGAGCCCCACCTCCTCGACACGGTTACTAGAAGTAGCGGCTGCAGCCCTCTCATTAATGGCGTCCAAACCCCACCGAGCAAGCCTTGACCTCGTCCTCGAAAGAGTGACTACCGGAAACAAAACAAGTTGAAGAGAGAGGAGAAACCTCCAGAGAATGTTGCTCCTCAACAGACCAACCTGGGATCCAGATCGCAAAGACTCCCCAGAGTAGAGCATCTATTTCACCCGTGTCCAGGAGCACATCAGTAGCACCAGTCAACGGGGGCAGCACGACGGGAACATCATCCAAAGGGCCTCACGCCGAGGTGTCCAAGGACTCCGAAGAAAAAGGTCCTAATGGCACCTCCTCTAACATTACCAAGACAGCAGGATGGCAGACCATGGAAGTAGCTGACTCCCGCCCTGGAGGAATCAGGGCTTCAAAAGTGGGGCTACTGTCGGCCCGGGCCCCCTCTAAGTGAGGCTTCTTCCCTTTGCCATATGGAAAAGGGTCCAAGGGGAGCTTTCGGGCAAGAATGACCTAAGGTCGGGCAATAGTCGCCTTGTCGTTAAAAGGAACGTGGCTAAGGGGAGGCAGAGAACCCCTTAGGCTCTCCTTGGAAACGAGAGCTTCCGAGAAGATGTTGCTGGAGTTGTTTTGCACCCATTCTCGAACGATTGCAATGCATCGGGACTCGGTAAAGGTAGCCGTCAGGCGCACAACCTTGTCTTCCAGAACTCTTCCCCAGTTCATCCAGATGGGGAACTCGCAACGACCCACCTGACCCATTGGGAACTCCCACCCACGGCCAGACACAAAGAAGAACTTCGTAGACTAGTCATTCACCTTACGTTATCTCGACTCCAGGTTAACAAGGAGTGTGCTGCTTTAAGTAGATGTATAGAGtttattaaaagagaaatactttaaccacaaatgaattttatacaaacaaatcataaattaaCATAACAGATCACATGAAGTCACGTCACTTCTaaatctatttttgtaaaagattTATGTTTATTCAAATGTAGAGAATCGGTTATCACTATAACACAAATAGGTTTTGCATTTATTACGCATGACtcaattgagaatattttttttttatcccaaaaTGATAAATCCATTATGGTTGCTCTAAATGCGCACGCTTCCTTCTTTAATTCCTACGTGAAATTTCTTCCAAAATTTattgaagattttattataaaaacacTGAATAGAATAGCTATCTTTCCAAAGTATAAAACATACCCCATATCTAGGTATAAATCttgaaagagaaattatatttacaataatagAGTGTACAAgcactacataattttttaaaaaagaatgaataaatatgagatttatataaaaataataattttttaataataaattatatttttttaaaaataattacgcaATACTTACGTAACTATTCGTAGAATTACTCGTATTGAAAATTCCAACAAGATACTTCTTTTCCTTGTAAATCCCTGGTTAAAATTGAACCTCACGAACGCGAATGGCCATACCTATCAGCAGCTTGATGACTTATTGTCAGACTTTTCAATGGAAGGAAGGAGAGTCTACCTAACAATAGGGCTAGGCCATAAACTAAAGCAGCCAAGGTTGACTTTAATAATGGAATAGGTTAGGCATCCTTCCCTTCTGAGATGGAATTCGGATCTTTCCAGGTAATAGAAGATATAGTCTGAAGATGTGTctcgaaaatttttttttattttttattttatttaatgattaagaaaatattttttaacaatattgtaaattttttattttttataaatgtttataatgattaaaaaaatacataaaataaaataaataaaaaataaaaaaatacttttacctGTTCGGTATACTTTTGTAGCCCTACTCTTCCAGGTAAATAACATGCTGCCGTAACCATACTTTTATGTTTACTCATATTTGCGATTATCGCAAGAGCACAAAAGCATTAACAAAatttatagtaattttttttatccgttagatatattttataatagatataattttataatttgacgaatcatgttaaatcaaattaatttgtgagattattttatataatctatttatgaCTAGAGTATTTTTTCTGTTATTATCTGTTACAAAAAGCCACATTCCTTTTATAAAAAGTGAtcagtaaatataaaatttgcataagaaaaaattaattttttattaataaactttaatattttttaaaaaataaatatattacacaaCTTATAATAAGTCTAAGTAACATTTGTCAACTGGTCAAAAAAGACTTCCTTAACAAGTTCCATCACGTGGGCTTGACTATGATGCCTAATTAGAGCTAAATTCCACACAAGTGCGTCATCGTCATTTATTTCCATCCTATTATTTGTTGTCTTTcgttttgttctgttttgtatttttttttaagctttctATTCTTCTTCCCATTTCGCCAAAGGACAATTGGCTCGAACATAAACTCTACAAAATGTTAAAGATTTTGATTTTAgtctttcctttcttcttcccaATTTGCAGTTCTTTTACtgaaatcttaaaacaaaatcaatccGTCAAAGACGGCCAAACTTTGATATCCAAAGAAAAGAACTTATCCATTGGCTTTTTTAGCCCAACCAACTCTAGCTATCGTTATCTCGGTATTTGGTTCACTAAAGTGACAGAACAAACTCTAGTGTGGGTTGCAAATAGGAATGATCCTTTCAATGATTCCTCGGGAGTTCTCTCAGTCAACCAAGATGGAAACCTTGTTTTCCATGACAGCTTTAACCGTCCTCTCTGGTCTACAAATGTTTCAGTTCAAGGGCAAGCCTCCACTGCAGCTCAGCTCCCAGATTCAGGAAACCTAGTACTGGTCgaggaaaacaacaaaaatgtgTTATGGCAAAGCTTTGACTATCCTACAGACACTTTGCTGCCAAACATGCCGCTTGGTTTGAATCGGAGAACCAGGCTCAACAGATTCTTAACATCTTGGAAGTCCCGAGCTGATCCCGGAACTGGGGACTGTATCTTTAAGCTAAATCTTACTGAGGCACCACAGTTCTTCTTGTACAAGGGTTCAATCCCATATTGGCGAACTGGACCGTGGCCATGGAGGTCCTCTGCAATAAAATCCGATTTTAAGATCAATTACACCAACAATGGAGATGAGATAGCTTACAAATACTTCTTCGACGACTCCACAATCATCACAAGATTAGTGGTAGACAACTCTGGATTGCTCCACCACTTTGTATGGAATGATGGTGAACATCGATGGAAGGCCTTCTGGTCAGCACCCATATATCGGTGTGAGAAGTATGGACAGTGTGGCGCGTACAGTATTTGTAACCCAGAAGATATTGTTTTGCAATGTTCATGTCTCCCAGGGTATGACCCAAAGTCTCCGAGGCAGTGGTATCTTAGAGAAGGTTCTGAGCTAGGTTGTGTAAGAAAGAAGTTGGGTTTGTCTATGTGTGGGAATGGAGAAGGGTTTGTGAAGATGGAGCGTGTGAAGGCTCCATTTTCACCTGTCGCAGGTCAGATGTATTTGAGTATGATGGGCTATGAAGCATGCAAGCAAGCTTGCTTGAGGAATTGTTCTTGCACAGCTTTTACAAGCTTGAATGATGGGAAAGAAACTAATTGCTTGCACTGGTATGGAGAGTTGATGGATCTTGAAGTGCATTATGATGAGAATGACCCAAGTGTATATGTTCGTGTGGATGCAGCAGATTTAGGtatgcttctttctttctcaagagaaatgttgtttttcatccttaattttgttataatttatgcAAATTTTCAACTAAGTGGTTGACCGATGAAACCATTTAAGATGTGTCATATTAACTACTGTAATTAAGGTAGATAAAATCAAGATGGAAAAAAGCAGCATTACTTTtcttatttccttctttttcctttcagcTAAGAATACAAGGAAGTCCACAGGTTTTTTTGGGAATAAGGGGAGGCTAGCTTTAGTAGTAATGTCCATTACTGTGCCATTGTTGCCAGTAATGTTACTAGCCCAAATATGgctaaggaagaagaagaa
Above is a genomic segment from Juglans microcarpa x Juglans regia isolate MS1-56 chromosome 1D, Jm3101_v1.0, whole genome shotgun sequence containing:
- the LOC121235068 gene encoding G-type lectin S-receptor-like serine/threonine-protein kinase At1g11410 isoform X1 encodes the protein MLKILILVFPFFFPICSSFTEILKQNQSVKDGQTLISKEKNLSIGFFSPTNSSYRYLGIWFTKVTEQTLVWVANRNDPFNDSSGVLSVNQDGNLVFHDSFNRPLWSTNVSVQGQASTAAQLPDSGNLVLVEENNKNVLWQSFDYPTDTLLPNMPLGLNRRTRLNRFLTSWKSRADPGTGDCIFKLNLTEAPQFFLYKGSIPYWRTGPWPWRSSAIKSDFKINYTNNGDEIAYKYFFDDSTIITRLVVDNSGLLHHFVWNDGEHRWKAFWSAPIYRCEKYGQCGAYSICNPEDIVLQCSCLPGYDPKSPRQWYLREGSELGCVRKKLGLSMCGNGEGFVKMERVKAPFSPVAGQMYLSMMGYEACKQACLRNCSCTAFTSLNDGKETNCLHWYGELMDLEVHYDENDPSVYVRVDAADLAKNTRKSTGFFGNKGRLALVVMSITVPLLPVMLLAQIWLRKKKKTRVKRKLHNQSICFIGTKGSLEGNELEDSNTNLGQPIFDLSCIVAATDNLSPANKLGQGGFGPVFKVYTVTTHDCYLGQLPNGQHIAVKRLSKSSRQGIEEFKNEVKLIAKLQHRNLVKMIGCCIQGEEKMLIYEYMPNKSLNFFIFDPTRSSSLNWSKRFEIIIGIARGILYLHHDSRLRIIHRDLKTSNILLDDEMNPKISDFGIARIFKGDQIHDRTNKVVGTYGYMSPEYAIFGKFSTKSYVFSFGVILLEIVSGKKNSNSYMEHHSLTLIGQVRN
- the LOC121235068 gene encoding G-type lectin S-receptor-like serine/threonine-protein kinase At1g11410 isoform X3, with the protein product MLKILILVFPFFFPICSSFTEILKQNQSVKDGQTLISKEKNLSIGFFSPTNSSYRYLGIWFTKVTEQTLVWVANRNDPFNDSSGVLSVNQDGNLVFHDSFNRPLWSTNVSVQGQASTAAQLPDSGNLVLVEENNKNVLWQSFDYPTDTLLPNMPLGLNRRTRLNRFLTSWKSRADPGTGDCIFKLNLTEAPQFFLYKGSIPYWRTGPWPWRSSAIKSDFKINYTNNGDEIAYKYFFDDSTIITRLVVDNSGLLHHFVWNDGEHRWKAFWSAPIYRCEKYGQCGAYSICNPEDIVLQCSCLPGYDPKSPRQWYLREGSELGCVRKKLGLSMCGNGEGFVKMERVKAPFSPVAGQMYLSMMGYEACKQACLRNCSCTAFTSLNDGKETNCLHWYGELMDLEVHYDENDPSVYVRVDAADLAKNTRKSTGFFGNKGRLALVVMSITVPLLPVMLLAQIWLRKKKKTRVKRKLHNQSICFIGTKGSLEGNELEDSNTNLGQPIFDLSCIVAATDNLSPANKLGQGGFGPVFKGQLPNGQHIAVKRLSKSSRQGIEEFKNEVKLIAKLQHRNLVKMIGCCIQGEEKMLIYEYMPNKSLNFFIFDPTRSSSLNWSKRFEIIIGIARGILYLHHDSRLRIIHRDLKTSNILLDDEMNPKISDFGIARIFKGDQIHDRTNKVVGTYGYMSPEYAIFGKFSTKSYVFSFGVILLEIVSGKKNSNSYMEHHSLTLIGQVRN
- the LOC121235068 gene encoding G-type lectin S-receptor-like serine/threonine-protein kinase RKS1 isoform X2; its protein translation is MLKILILVFPFFFPICSSFTEILKQNQSVKDGQTLISKEKNLSIGFFSPTNSSYRYLGIWFTKVTEQTLVWVANRNDPFNDSSGVLSVNQDGNLVFHDSFNRPLWSTNVSVQGQASTAAQLPDSGNLVLVEENNKNVLWQSFDYPTDTLLPNMPLGLNRRTRLNRFLTSWKSRADPGTGDCIFKLNLTEAPQFFLYKGSIPYWRTGPWPWRSSAIKSDFKINYTNNGDEIAYKYFFDDSTIITRLVVDNSGLLHHFVWNDGEHRWKAFWSAPIYRCEKYGQCGAYSICNPEDIVLQCSCLPGYDPKSPRQWYLREGSELGCVRKKLGLSMCGNGEGFVKMERVKAPFSPVAGQMYLSMMGYEACKQACLRNCSCTAFTSLNDGKETNCLHWYGELMDLEVHYDENDPSVYVRVDAADLVKRKLHNQSICFIGTKGSLEGNELEDSNTNLGQPIFDLSCIVAATDNLSPANKLGQGGFGPVFKVYTVTTHDCYLGQLPNGQHIAVKRLSKSSRQGIEEFKNEVKLIAKLQHRNLVKMIGCCIQGEEKMLIYEYMPNKSLNFFIFDPTRSSSLNWSKRFEIIIGIARGILYLHHDSRLRIIHRDLKTSNILLDDEMNPKISDFGIARIFKGDQIHDRTNKVVGTYGYMSPEYAIFGKFSTKSYVFSFGVILLEIVSGKKNSNSYMEHHSLTLIGQVRN